Proteins from one Rosa chinensis cultivar Old Blush chromosome 7, RchiOBHm-V2, whole genome shotgun sequence genomic window:
- the LOC112177847 gene encoding uncharacterized protein LOC112177847 encodes MGDDDKFADFYARLSVVVNGCFNLGDPIPQHRIVKKILRSLPMKYHSKKIAIQELKDLNTYNLQELIGNLTTYEMELPDEMKSKSIALKVKKDIEDESTDEEDADEDEIDLVTRKFRKFLKDRKSKRSESRFDSSSKNTRIKEKPGNKVLRFERAHEKRNNNAPKCFACEGFGHIASECANTLKKSKNKRNKAMNVTWSDSEDDSMLESDSEVVALVGLTTTGDESEVEEFDLEEVMQQYIMLSEALKELKKRNLELSNEVENLETNISRTEAGFQSQLEAGDAVRKSLVEDFQSLQQKYQERCDKVEELKTEKACLLYELEQMKTKAGCNSSSGEKLENILMIGKKFGDKHGLGYDAESSSKGEHVTKFVKGSDHSSSQSTFPVREEPKPMLKNFVPVCHHCGKRGHIRPRCNQLRKNSSNDKKPLMNKKKEYLQEKSSRKAGISFERSK; translated from the coding sequence ATGGGTGATGATGACAAGTTTGCTGATTTCTATGCTAGGCTCAgtgttgttgtgaatggttgTTTCAACTTAGGAGATCCCATACCTCAGCACAGAATAGTCAAGAAAATACTCAGGTCTCTTCCTATGAAATATCATTCCAAGAAGATAGCCATTCAAGAGTTGAAGGACCTGAATACCTATAATCTGCAAGAATTGATTGGAAACTTAACCACATATGAGATGGAACTCCCTGATGAAATGAAGAGCAAAAGCATAGCTCTTAAAGTGAAGAAAGACATTGAAGATGAGTCAACAGATGAAGAGGATGCTGATGAAGATGAAATTGATCTTGTCAcaagaaaattcagaaaatttctcaaggataggaaatccaaaagaagTGAATCAAGGTTTGACTCAAGCTCcaagaatacaagaataaaagaaaagccgGGTAATAAGGTTTTAAGGTTTGAAAGAGCacatgaaaaaagaaacaacaatgCTCCAAAGTGTTTTGCATGTGAAGGGTTTGGTCACATTGCATCTGAATGTGCAAATACCTTGAAGAAGTCCAAGAATAAACGGAATAAAGCAATGAATGTTACTTGGAGTGACAGTGAAGACGACTCTATGCTTGAAAGTGATTCTGAAGTGGTGGCCTTGGTAGGATTAACGACTACTGGTGATGAGTCTGAAGTTGAAGAATTTGATCTTGAGGAAGTAATGCAACAATATATCATGTTGTCTGAGGCTttaaaagaattgaagaaaagaaatttagaATTGAGTAATGAAGTTGAGAACTTGGAGACTAATATTAGTAGGACTGAAGCTGGATTTCAATCTCAATTGGAGGCAGGTGATGCAGTGAGAAAGTCTCTTGTGGAGGACTTTCAATCCCTTCAACAAAAGTACCAAGAGAGATGTGATAAAGTTGAGGAGCTTAAAACTGAAAAGGCTTGTCTGTTATATGAGCTTGAGCAAATGAAAACCAAGGCTGGATGCAATTCTTCAAGTGGTGAAAAGTTAGAAAATATTCTAATGATTGGTAAAAAATTTGGAGATAAACATGGCCTGGGATATGATGCTGAAAGTTCATCCAAAGGAGAGCATGTCACCAAGTTTGTTAAAGGTTCTGATCATTCCTCGTCACAATCCACTTTCCCTGTGCGTGAAGAACCTAAACCAATGTTGAAGAATTTTGTGCCTGTGTGTCATCATTGTGGAAAGAGAGGACATATAAGACCGAGGTGCAATCAACTAAGAAAGAATTCTTCGAATGACAAGAAGCCACTCatgaataaaaagaaagaatatcttCAAGAAAAGTCTTCAAGAAAAGCTGGCATTTCTTTTGAAAGAAGTAAATAA